Genomic DNA from Dermacentor variabilis isolate Ectoservices chromosome 6, ASM5094787v1, whole genome shotgun sequence:
TTCGCCAGCAATTGACATTGTTGCAGCTGTGTCGATTATGAAAGTGACCGGCACATTGTTGACAGTGACAATACCTTTTGGAGATGAGCCTACCTGAGGTGTGTTCATGGCATCGAAAACATACTCGTCACTGCTTGAACTGGTGTCACGGGTGGCAGCACATTCTTTGGTACTAGAACTATTCTTACTGCAGATTGTGAATTCCTGTTTGGACCATTGTCACAGTCCACTGCGTGTTCCATTTGTCTCGTTGAATGACAGAATCGTGCAAAGTGACCAACCTTGGTACATGCCTTGCATGTCTTGCCCCATGCAGCACAACTTGATCGTCCGCCTTGGTGAGGTCACTTGCCGCCGCAGTTGCGACAATCTGCTGATGAGACGCGCGGTCGGTGGGGTGCATAGGTCTGTCGTGGCATCTGTCGGCCGTTTCTTTGGTGTTGGCCATGGTGTTGTCCTTCCTTGTGCACTGCGAGCACCGCCGCATTGCTATCGACGTTCTTTTCGATTTCGGATACATCCCTTTCGACATCCTCGACCATTCTTCCCTGTTTACGTAAGTCTGGTAAAGTGAGGGAATGAAGCATTGCATATTTGCGAAGGCGAGAAGATGTTGTGGCGAGAATGATTTGGTTCTGGACATCAGCGTCGACGTTCTCGAAGTTACAGTGGCGAGAGAGCGGCCGGAGGCGCGCACAGAAGGTGTCCAGTGGCTCACCAATGTTTTGCTGGGCTTGGCGAAATTTGTAGATCGCAAATGTCGAGTTCATTCTCGGGGCGAAGTATGCACTTAGTTTCTCATGTGCGGCATCGTATTCTTGCGTCGATGGGCCCTGCGTGGCCTGGGTCGTGCTTGTAGCTACTGCAGCTTGTGCAGGGCTGTCGGGGAGGGAGCGAAATGTTTCGTAGACTTCCTCGCCGACGTAGTGCAGGAGGATCGCTCTCTTGCGTGCATCTGCCGTGATATCACACGTTAAAAGAGAGTTCTCGAACCTTTCTATCCACTTGGTCCAGTCGTGACCAGTATTGTTGGCGTCTGTGGCGGGAAGGTCGAAACTTGGGAAGGAGGGAGCGCATGTGCCATGGCTGCGATTGCCGGTTGCCGTTTGCTGTTGAGGGACGACACGACGGAATGATTGTTGGTTTGGCACTCACATGAGACCAAATAACACTTCTGACACAATTTTAGTGTTCTCATAGACCAGGATGCGGTCTGATTGATTAGATCAGAGTAGTGACATGGTGATACGCACTCATTGTTCAAGCTCCCATGCTTTATTCCAGGTTGCCAACTGAGCACTCACATT
This window encodes:
- the LOC142586115 gene encoding uncharacterized protein LOC142586115, which translates into the protein MAYPPQSNSMVEHLHRQLKQTATGNRSHGTCAPSFPSFDLPATDANNTGHDWTKWIERFENSLLTCDITADARKRAILLHYVGEEVYETFRSLPDSPAQAAVATSTTQATQGPSTQEYDAAHEKLSAYFAPRMNSTFAIYKFRQAQQNIGEPLDTFCARLRPLSRHCNFENVDADVQNQIILATTSSRLRKYAMLHSLTLPDLRKQGRMVEDVERDVSEIEKNVDSNAAVLAVHKEGQHHGQHQRNGRQMPRQTYAPHRPRVSSADCRNCGGK